A region of Desulfolithobacter dissulfuricans DNA encodes the following proteins:
- a CDS encoding IS4 family transposase, protein MKSIPNSQKQQEAIRLHHRIDSFFDNFAIGTLLNRAGIRKIRGASPLVLLKAIFVLPFENNNFFRSIVAGNNHGFKKDAAYQLLKNPRYNWRKLLLLLAAKLVNFCDLLTDCDRKKVLIIDDSTYDRSHSKFVELLARVHDHTENRFLNGFKMLSLGWSDGATFLPLDFSMLSSANSQNRLQGITKKLDKRSIGYKRRQEAMTKATELLVPMIKRVLAAGIDASHILMDSWFAFPSVIQALSRHRPVICMLKDMPTILYRHCHTEIRLGELYKRIKKRRGKAKILASVIVETRDGLPVKIVFVRHRQKRGWLAILSTDLELSAEEIVRIYGKRWDIEVFFKMAKHYLNLEREMQLRDYDGLIGHTTIVMLRYLFLAFEQRLHDDPRTLGSLFYACSDELQDLSVLEALQRILSLALDKIRKIGVLPENIISNILDAVMSVAIDMLKPPAPSTS, encoded by the coding sequence ATGAAGAGTATACCAAATTCGCAGAAACAGCAAGAAGCAATACGTCTGCACCACAGAATCGATTCGTTCTTTGATAACTTTGCCATCGGCACTCTGCTCAATAGGGCAGGCATCCGCAAGATACGCGGTGCTTCGCCGCTGGTGCTGCTCAAGGCCATTTTCGTGTTGCCGTTTGAAAACAACAACTTTTTCCGCAGTATCGTTGCCGGCAACAACCACGGTTTCAAGAAGGACGCGGCATACCAGCTGCTGAAAAATCCGCGCTACAACTGGCGGAAACTGCTTCTGCTCCTGGCGGCCAAGCTGGTGAACTTCTGCGATCTGCTTACCGATTGTGACAGGAAGAAGGTGCTCATAATTGACGACAGCACCTATGACAGGTCGCATTCGAAATTTGTTGAACTCCTGGCCAGAGTCCATGATCACACCGAAAATCGATTTCTGAACGGCTTCAAGATGCTCAGCCTGGGGTGGAGCGACGGCGCCACGTTTTTGCCCTTGGATTTTTCTATGCTGTCGTCGGCAAACAGCCAAAACAGGTTGCAGGGGATCACCAAAAAGCTGGACAAGAGAAGCATCGGCTACAAGCGGCGTCAGGAGGCCATGACCAAGGCGACGGAACTTCTGGTGCCCATGATAAAAAGGGTGCTGGCGGCCGGAATTGATGCGTCCCATATCCTCATGGACAGTTGGTTTGCTTTTCCGTCGGTCATTCAGGCGTTGAGTCGGCATCGACCGGTGATCTGCATGCTCAAAGATATGCCGACGATCCTTTACCGGCATTGCCACACGGAAATTCGTCTCGGGGAACTTTACAAGCGGATCAAGAAACGCCGGGGCAAAGCAAAAATTCTGGCAAGCGTAATCGTCGAGACCAGGGATGGGCTGCCGGTGAAAATTGTGTTTGTGCGGCACCGGCAGAAACGGGGCTGGTTGGCCATCCTGTCCACCGATCTGGAGTTGTCCGCTGAAGAGATTGTGCGGATTTACGGGAAGCGGTGGGATATAGAGGTCTTCTTCAAGATGGCGAAACACTATCTCAACCTGGAGCGGGAGATGCAACTGCGTGATTATGATGGGCTTATCGGCCACACGACCATTGTCATGCTTCGCTATCTGTTTCTGGCTTTTGAGCAACGGTTGCACGACGACCCCAGAACCCTTGGCAGTTTGTTTTACGCCTGCTCCGATGAACTGCAGGACCTCTCTGTCTTGGAGGCGCTCCAGCGAATATTGAGCCTGGCGCTTGATAAAATACGGAAAATCGGCGTGTTACCAGAAAATATTATATCAAACATCCTTGATGCAGTAATGTCAGTGGCTATTGATATGCTGAAACCACCGGCGCCTTCAACATCTTAA
- a CDS encoding arsenate reductase ArsC produces MNRKLKILFLCTGNSCRSQMAEGWARELNSDTIEAWSAGIERHGLNPKAVQVMAEAGVDISTQSSTLIEELPEQDFDYVITVCGHAHESCPLFPGRTRVIHRGFDDPPRLAATAKSEEEVLACYRRVRDEIRAFVLELPEILSGTSSCSSGASAD; encoded by the coding sequence ATGAATCGCAAACTGAAAATTCTCTTTCTCTGTACCGGCAACTCCTGTCGCAGTCAGATGGCCGAAGGCTGGGCCCGGGAGCTGAATTCCGACACCATCGAGGCCTGGTCCGCCGGCATCGAGCGCCATGGCCTCAACCCCAAAGCGGTCCAGGTCATGGCCGAGGCCGGGGTGGATATCTCGACCCAGAGCTCGACCCTCATCGAAGAGCTGCCGGAGCAGGACTTTGACTACGTGATCACGGTCTGCGGCCATGCCCACGAGTCGTGCCCGCTCTTTCCCGGCAGGACCCGGGTCATCCACCGGGGTTTTGACGATCCTCCCAGGCTGGCCGCCACGGCAAAGAGCGAAGAAGAGGTCCTTGCCTGCTACCGGAGGGTGCGCGATGAGATCAGGGCCTTTGTCCTGGAGCTGCCGGAGATCCTCTCCGGGACAAGTTCCTGCAGCTCCGGGGCGAGCGCCGACTAA
- a CDS encoding bifunctional acetyl-CoA hydrolase/transferase family protein/GNAT family N-acetyltransferase, whose translation MEYNSDWKERYGDMIATPAKALSHLRPGQRVFIGTGCGEPVELVRAMTDRAGELSDVEIVQLITKGDAPYAEKHLAECFTINSFYIGSNVRGVIQEGVGAYTPILLSDIPDLFHSGRLPLDVALIQVTPPDARGKMSLGISVDIVRAAVENASLVIAQVNPNMPWTHGSSQVDVYDLDILVPVESPLIEREHHPTHEISDKIARYAAALIPNGATLELGLGRVPGIGRLPHAVLDHLYDKKDLGVHTEMITDSIIDLVECGVVTGRRKTIDRGKITTSFCMGTRRLYDFVNDNPGVCFRPTEYVNNSEVIAGQKRMVAVNMALEIDLTGQVCSDSVGGRFYSGIGGQVDFNRGAARSEGGKSILTLPSVNEDGSRSRIVTRLQPGSGVVITRGTVQYVVTEYGVAFLHGKSIQERVIALISIAHPDFREQLFREAIETRLIHPEMEEFGDRLFIPGEDYMRTTMLLDDGNLVTFRSIRPTDEPHMRELMYNLSQETVYYRFMSRQKRFTHRQLHDFVYIDHRKDVAIVGTLPEAHGEAIIAVGRYYLNERTNKAEVAFVIQDQWQGKGIGTFLFRHLITIAKRNGIAGFTAEVLRDNYRMQAIFNHSGYKVKSRLEEGVYSFEIEF comes from the coding sequence ATGGAATATAACAGTGACTGGAAAGAGCGCTACGGTGACATGATCGCCACCCCGGCCAAGGCGCTCTCCCATCTGCGCCCCGGACAGCGGGTGTTCATCGGTACCGGCTGCGGCGAGCCGGTGGAACTGGTCCGGGCCATGACCGATCGGGCCGGCGAACTGTCCGATGTGGAGATCGTCCAGCTTATCACCAAGGGTGATGCGCCCTATGCCGAAAAGCACCTGGCCGAGTGTTTCACCATCAACTCCTTCTACATCGGTTCCAATGTCCGCGGCGTGATCCAGGAAGGGGTGGGGGCCTACACACCCATTCTTCTCTCCGACATTCCCGATCTCTTTCACAGTGGGCGGCTGCCGCTGGACGTGGCCCTCATCCAGGTGACCCCGCCCGATGCCCGGGGCAAGATGAGCCTGGGTATTTCGGTGGATATCGTCCGCGCCGCGGTGGAGAACGCCTCCCTGGTCATTGCCCAGGTCAATCCCAACATGCCCTGGACCCATGGCAGCTCGCAGGTGGATGTCTATGATCTCGATATCCTGGTTCCGGTGGAGTCACCGCTCATCGAGCGGGAACATCATCCCACCCACGAGATCAGCGACAAAATAGCCAGGTACGCGGCTGCCCTCATCCCCAACGGCGCCACCCTGGAGCTGGGTCTTGGCCGGGTGCCGGGCATCGGCCGGCTGCCCCATGCGGTGCTCGATCATCTCTACGACAAGAAGGACCTGGGGGTCCACACCGAGATGATCACCGACTCCATCATCGACCTGGTGGAGTGCGGGGTGGTTACCGGCCGCCGCAAGACCATCGACCGGGGCAAGATCACCACCTCGTTCTGCATGGGTACCAGGCGGCTCTATGATTTTGTCAACGACAACCCCGGTGTCTGTTTCCGTCCCACCGAATATGTCAACAACTCCGAGGTGATAGCCGGGCAGAAACGGATGGTGGCGGTCAACATGGCCCTGGAAATCGATCTCACCGGCCAGGTCTGTTCCGATTCCGTCGGCGGCCGGTTCTATTCCGGGATCGGCGGCCAGGTGGATTTCAACCGGGGCGCGGCCCGCTCGGAAGGGGGCAAGTCGATCCTGACCCTGCCTTCTGTCAACGAGGACGGCAGCCGCTCACGCATCGTCACCCGGCTCCAGCCCGGCTCCGGAGTGGTCATAACCCGGGGTACGGTCCAGTACGTGGTCACCGAGTACGGGGTGGCCTTTCTCCACGGCAAGTCCATCCAGGAACGGGTCATTGCCCTGATCTCCATCGCCCATCCCGATTTCCGCGAACAGCTCTTCCGGGAAGCCATCGAGACCCGGCTGATCCATCCGGAGATGGAGGAATTCGGTGACCGTCTCTTCATTCCCGGCGAAGACTACATGCGCACCACCATGCTGCTCGACGACGGGAACCTGGTCACTTTCCGCTCCATCCGGCCCACCGACGAGCCGCACATGCGCGAACTGATGTACAACCTGTCCCAGGAGACCGTCTACTACCGGTTCATGAGCCGGCAGAAACGGTTCACCCACCGGCAGCTGCACGATTTTGTCTATATCGACCATCGCAAGGATGTGGCCATCGTCGGCACCTTGCCCGAGGCCCATGGAGAGGCGATCATCGCGGTGGGACGCTACTATCTCAACGAGCGGACCAACAAGGCCGAGGTCGCCTTCGTGATCCAGGACCAGTGGCAGGGCAAGGGGATCGGCACCTTCCTCTTCCGGCACCTGATCACCATTGCCAAGCGTAACGGCATCGCCGGGTTCACGGCCGAGGTCCTGCGGGACAACTACCGGATGCAGGCCATCTTCAACCACTCGGGCTACAAGGTCAAGAGCCGGCTGGAGGAGGGGGTCTACAGCTTCGAGATCGAATTTTAG
- the acs gene encoding acetate--CoA ligase alpha subunit produces the protein MTLEKLFAPGSVAVIGASRTPGKVGYDILKNLVESGFGGPIVPVNPAGGEILGQKVYKRLADYDQTVDLVVIVLPSQLVLEAAREAVAKGAGGVVVISAGFKEVGDEGRKREKELADIVRRGGARMLGPNCLGLINTATHLNASFAGRMPEPGSIAVFSQSGALCTAMLDMAAQRHLGLSKLVSIGNKADITEVDLLRALADDEDTSVIVGYLEDISSGDHFVKAAERACLKKPVILLKSGTTAAGRKAAASHTGVLAGAETAYGAAFKRSGVCRADTFDALFDYATALDMQPLPRGKRVLIITNAGGPGTMAADAVEKIGLEVAVLDRNTTTALRARLPASASVGNPVDVLGDADPDRYVAALEAAQEDESVDAILVLLTPQAMTKPVETARAIAASLDGSKPVLASFMGGKDVLPGRQELAAAGLPDYESPERAVSALKAMYDYNVWRRRPPRQVTRYPVNRRRVERIISRRQRTGQLQLSEVKSKDILKAYGFHIMDGSLAGSVNEAIEIARFIGFPVAMKIVSPNIIHKTDLGGVRLGLSSAQEVEDAYDLMMLRISKQVPDAVIEGVYVEKMADPGLEVIIGMTRDPQFGPMLMFGLGGIFVEVMKDVTFHLAPITREEAVQMLKSTRSYEMLKGKRGRKEVDIDAIAGSLQRISQLTTDFPQIIELDINPLIVGEIGTVPTAADARMTLAPAKNIPSPR, from the coding sequence ATGACACTTGAAAAACTCTTTGCCCCCGGTTCCGTGGCGGTCATCGGTGCCTCCAGGACACCGGGCAAGGTGGGCTATGATATCCTGAAGAACCTGGTGGAATCCGGCTTCGGGGGTCCCATTGTCCCGGTCAATCCGGCCGGCGGGGAAATTCTCGGCCAGAAGGTCTACAAACGTCTGGCCGATTATGACCAGACCGTTGACCTGGTGGTGATCGTCCTGCCCAGTCAGCTGGTTCTGGAGGCGGCCCGGGAGGCGGTAGCCAAGGGGGCCGGCGGAGTGGTGGTTATCAGCGCCGGGTTCAAGGAGGTAGGTGACGAAGGGCGTAAGCGGGAAAAAGAACTGGCCGACATCGTCCGCCGGGGCGGGGCCCGGATGCTTGGCCCCAACTGCCTGGGACTGATCAATACCGCCACTCATCTCAACGCATCTTTTGCCGGCCGCATGCCCGAGCCGGGCTCCATCGCGGTTTTCTCCCAGTCCGGCGCCCTGTGCACCGCCATGCTCGACATGGCTGCCCAGCGGCACCTCGGGTTGTCCAAGCTGGTATCCATCGGCAACAAGGCCGACATCACCGAGGTGGACCTGCTCCGGGCCCTGGCCGATGACGAGGACACATCGGTCATTGTCGGCTACCTGGAGGATATCAGTTCCGGCGACCATTTTGTCAAGGCAGCGGAACGGGCCTGTCTCAAGAAACCGGTGATCCTGCTCAAGTCCGGAACCACGGCCGCCGGCCGCAAGGCCGCAGCCAGCCATACCGGTGTCCTGGCCGGGGCGGAAACAGCCTACGGGGCCGCCTTCAAGCGTTCGGGTGTCTGCCGGGCCGATACCTTCGATGCGCTTTTCGACTACGCCACCGCGCTGGACATGCAGCCCCTGCCCCGGGGCAAGCGGGTGCTCATCATCACCAATGCCGGTGGCCCCGGGACCATGGCCGCCGATGCCGTGGAGAAGATCGGCCTTGAGGTGGCGGTCCTGGATCGAAACACCACCACGGCCCTGCGGGCCCGGCTGCCGGCCAGTGCCTCGGTGGGCAACCCGGTGGACGTACTGGGCGATGCCGATCCGGATCGGTACGTGGCCGCCCTGGAAGCAGCCCAGGAAGATGAGTCCGTGGATGCCATCCTGGTTCTCCTGACCCCGCAGGCGATGACCAAGCCGGTGGAGACCGCCCGGGCCATTGCCGCCTCCCTGGATGGCTCCAAGCCGGTGCTGGCGTCGTTCATGGGCGGCAAGGACGTGCTGCCTGGTCGCCAGGAACTGGCCGCGGCCGGGCTGCCGGATTATGAATCGCCGGAACGGGCAGTGTCGGCGCTCAAGGCCATGTACGATTACAATGTCTGGCGCCGGCGGCCGCCGCGCCAGGTGACCCGCTATCCGGTCAACCGGCGGCGGGTGGAACGGATCATCTCCCGCCGTCAGCGCACCGGCCAGCTTCAGCTCAGCGAGGTGAAGAGCAAGGATATCCTCAAGGCGTACGGTTTTCACATCATGGATGGCAGCCTGGCCGGCAGCGTGAACGAGGCCATCGAGATTGCCCGGTTCATTGGTTTTCCGGTGGCCATGAAGATCGTTTCGCCCAACATCATCCACAAGACCGATCTCGGTGGAGTCCGCCTCGGGCTGTCCAGTGCCCAGGAGGTGGAGGACGCCTATGACCTTATGATGCTGCGGATCAGCAAGCAGGTGCCCGATGCGGTGATCGAGGGTGTATACGTGGAGAAGATGGCCGATCCGGGCCTGGAGGTGATCATCGGCATGACCAGGGATCCCCAGTTCGGTCCCATGCTGATGTTTGGCCTGGGCGGTATCTTTGTCGAGGTAATGAAGGACGTGACCTTCCATCTGGCACCCATTACCCGGGAGGAGGCGGTGCAGATGCTCAAATCAACCCGTTCCTACGAGATGCTCAAGGGCAAGCGGGGCCGCAAGGAGGTGGATATCGATGCCATTGCCGGCTCCCTGCAGCGGATCAGCCAGCTGACGACGGATTTTCCCCAGATTATCGAGCTGGATATCAATCCCCTGATCGTCGGCGAAATCGGGACCGTGCCCACGGCAGCAGATGCCAGGATGACCCTGGCGCCAGCGAAAAATATTCCGTCACCGAGGTAG
- a CDS encoding CBS domain-containing protein, translating into MFVTYHMTPDPMTVGPDVCIPEAREILLKHGFRHLPVVDDGNRLQGMVTDRDLRLAYPSSVLDEDERQLVLDRVKRTPVHAIMTREFVTLSTGSTLDDALLLFQSHKVGALPVLDQEGRLIGILSLNDLVSAYSSLFGLRERGSCLVAATDSGEPGALGRLILTLEEHDIHVTRVIRSDHRENEPDMLYFRISTCNIPAVHRLIEQAGFTVHLPGERRMGS; encoded by the coding sequence ATGTTTGTAACCTACCATATGACCCCGGATCCGATGACCGTCGGACCGGATGTCTGCATTCCCGAAGCCAGAGAGATCCTTCTAAAGCATGGGTTTCGGCACCTGCCGGTTGTGGATGACGGGAACCGGTTGCAGGGTATGGTCACGGATCGGGACCTGCGCCTGGCCTATCCGTCGTCGGTGCTTGACGAAGATGAGCGGCAGCTGGTCCTGGACCGGGTCAAGAGAACGCCGGTTCATGCCATCATGACCAGAGAATTCGTCACCCTCTCCACCGGTTCGACCCTGGATGATGCCCTGCTCCTGTTCCAGAGTCACAAGGTGGGGGCCCTGCCGGTTCTGGATCAGGAGGGGCGGCTGATTGGTATCCTTTCCCTCAACGATCTGGTCTCGGCCTACAGTTCGCTCTTTGGCCTGAGGGAAAGGGGGTCCTGCCTGGTGGCGGCCACCGACAGCGGGGAGCCGGGAGCTTTGGGCCGCTTGATCCTGACCCTCGAGGAACACGATATCCATGTGACCCGGGTGATCCGCTCCGACCATCGGGAGAACGAACCGGACATGCTCTATTTCCGGATCAGTACCTGTAATATACCCGCAGTGCACCGGCTCATCGAACAGGCCGGTTTTACGGTGCACCTGCCGGGCGAGAGGAGGATGGGTTCATGA
- a CDS encoding histone deacetylase family protein has product MTTVPQIALIRDPRFLEHDTGGGDHPETPERLLAIEQQLCNGPLAPHLVFHSSRMPQREDLLSFHSEAWLFRFEEAVLAGRTYIDHPDNQVGYETYQVAQLSAGSGMVAVDLVEGGFSGPVFSCTRPPGHHAEPGMPLGFCFLNNCVLAVRYWQKEYGRRRICVLDFDAHHGNGIQTAFDKDVDTLYISIHEHPSFSYPGTGYQEEQGTGPARGTVLNIPLAPGAGDARVIEVLDGPVQDALERFQPQCLVVAAGFDAHRLDDMSGLAWSTDLYRIIGFRLGDWAARFCRGRMISILEGGYHPDSLAASVEAYLAGQLSAVTGSEGNSHPGREKSGEKQRCL; this is encoded by the coding sequence ATGACGACGGTTCCACAGATAGCACTTATCAGGGATCCCCGCTTCCTCGAACACGATACCGGGGGCGGCGACCATCCGGAAACCCCTGAACGACTGCTGGCCATCGAGCAGCAGCTCTGCAACGGACCACTGGCCCCCCATCTTGTTTTTCATTCATCCCGTATGCCGCAGCGGGAAGACCTGCTCTCCTTTCATTCCGAAGCCTGGCTTTTCCGTTTCGAAGAGGCCGTTCTTGCCGGCCGCACCTATATCGACCATCCCGACAACCAGGTGGGTTATGAGACCTACCAGGTGGCCCAGCTTTCCGCCGGGAGCGGTATGGTGGCAGTCGACCTGGTGGAAGGGGGCTTTTCCGGGCCGGTCTTCTCCTGTACCCGGCCGCCGGGACACCATGCCGAACCGGGGATGCCGCTTGGTTTCTGTTTTCTGAACAACTGCGTCCTGGCGGTGCGTTACTGGCAAAAGGAGTATGGCCGACGCCGGATCTGTGTGCTTGATTTTGACGCCCACCACGGCAACGGCATCCAGACCGCCTTTGACAAGGACGTGGACACCCTCTACATATCCATCCATGAACATCCCAGTTTCAGCTATCCGGGGACCGGCTACCAGGAAGAGCAGGGGACCGGCCCGGCCCGGGGGACGGTGCTCAATATCCCCCTGGCACCGGGCGCCGGCGATGCCAGGGTTATCGAGGTCCTGGATGGACCGGTGCAAGACGCCCTGGAGCGGTTCCAGCCCCAGTGCCTGGTGGTGGCCGCCGGCTTTGACGCCCACCGGCTCGATGACATGTCGGGCCTGGCCTGGTCCACGGACCTGTACCGGATTATCGGTTTCCGGCTGGGCGACTGGGCAGCGCGTTTTTGCCGCGGGCGGATGATTTCCATCCTCGAGGGTGGCTATCATCCAGACTCTCTGGCCGCCAGTGTGGAGGCCTACCTGGCAGGTCAGCTATCAGCAGTAACCGGGTCGGAAGGCAATAGTCATCCCGGCCGGGAGAAAAGTGGAGAAAAACAAAGATGTTTGTAA
- a CDS encoding PAS domain-containing hybrid sensor histidine kinase/response regulator — protein MIVYSRNRKPSRRCGFSITSSRFVAWLLSLLIFTPNASLASDASVIGLLWASPEVLAVVFFDLLILVLIIGLVLYNQRLRNKINQHRRENQELENKFQAVFQQLRHPAALLDSDGTVLYVNEAALVLAGCQEGEIRGKLFWEAPWWSRCPSQHERVRGAVRLARRGREVRFEAYVHDENGEPQYIDFSMRPVKDQGGKTRYLLPEGHDITEYRYNQRLYQYLFHNTPEGVFLLKNGVIDDCNQKAAEIFACSREDLLGARPVDLAPEKQPEGETSREQLIELEKRCHEQGTQHVEWVCRRLDGKLIDVCMTVISIDRERSYLQVILQDLTRQRRTEQELYMAKYALDSSGIPVVWYQPGKTAGETRIVYVNDAACQNLGYSREELLQMSAADIGHDSLEEKYAQLVERLKKNVFSSYETEVRHRDGSLRPIEVSTSYFQYRGQEYLFIMAKEISARKKMEEELRQAHKLEAIGTLAGGIAHDFNNILSVIFGYIEMARLKVGENSDVGQDLVQVHVAAERARKLVQQILAFSRRSKEERKPLEAQLVIKEALKLLRSSIPSNITIEQDIQSKATILADTTQLQQIIMNLCTNAYHAMRRHGGTLGVALHEVDISADSEIRLPDTAPGPYLLLEVSDTGEGMDEETRAHIFEPYFTTKEAGEGTGLGLAVVHGIVQSYGGQIVVHSSPDQGSLFQVYLPRIVNSDTSDAEIKEVPKIAGGKEHILFVDDEKEIVELCEEMLSRYGYRVTSFCQPAALLDFLNKCQSVDLVITDMTMPGLTGDRLAARIFEKYPDLPVILCTGYSETMSRDKALSLGISEYMQKPLVMHELLRTVRRVLDQQKA, from the coding sequence ATGATAGTTTACAGCCGCAACAGGAAACCATCACGCAGGTGCGGTTTTTCCATCACATCCAGTCGTTTTGTCGCCTGGCTTCTGTCCTTGCTTATTTTCACGCCAAACGCCAGCCTGGCATCCGATGCGTCTGTCATAGGCCTGCTGTGGGCCAGTCCGGAAGTCCTGGCCGTGGTGTTTTTCGATTTGCTGATTCTGGTCCTTATCATTGGCCTTGTTCTGTACAATCAACGTCTCAGGAACAAGATCAATCAGCACCGCCGGGAAAACCAGGAGTTGGAAAACAAGTTTCAGGCTGTTTTTCAACAGCTCCGCCACCCCGCAGCTCTGCTCGATTCCGACGGCACTGTTCTTTATGTGAACGAGGCGGCTCTTGTTCTGGCCGGTTGCCAGGAAGGGGAGATACGAGGGAAACTTTTCTGGGAAGCCCCGTGGTGGAGTCGTTGCCCAAGTCAGCATGAACGGGTCAGGGGTGCGGTACGGCTGGCTCGCCGTGGCCGGGAGGTACGCTTTGAGGCCTACGTGCATGATGAGAACGGTGAGCCCCAGTATATAGATTTTTCCATGCGCCCTGTAAAAGACCAGGGAGGGAAAACCCGTTATCTCCTGCCGGAAGGCCATGATATCACCGAGTACCGTTATAACCAGAGACTGTACCAGTATTTGTTCCATAATACCCCGGAAGGTGTCTTCTTACTGAAAAACGGGGTGATAGATGACTGCAACCAGAAGGCGGCAGAGATTTTTGCCTGCAGCAGGGAAGATCTGCTCGGAGCAAGGCCCGTGGATCTGGCTCCGGAAAAACAGCCTGAAGGGGAGACATCCCGGGAACAGCTCATCGAGTTGGAGAAAAGGTGCCATGAGCAGGGGACACAACATGTTGAATGGGTCTGTCGTCGCCTGGATGGCAAGCTGATAGATGTGTGCATGACCGTTATATCCATTGACCGGGAACGGTCGTATCTACAGGTCATACTCCAGGACCTGACCCGTCAGCGCAGGACCGAGCAGGAACTGTATATGGCCAAATATGCGTTGGATTCCAGTGGGATCCCCGTCGTCTGGTATCAGCCGGGCAAGACAGCGGGCGAGACAAGAATCGTTTATGTCAACGATGCCGCCTGTCAAAATCTCGGATATTCCCGGGAAGAGTTGCTGCAGATGAGCGCCGCAGATATCGGGCATGATTCCCTGGAAGAGAAATATGCACAGCTTGTTGAGAGATTGAAGAAAAACGTTTTTTCCTCCTATGAGACAGAAGTTCGTCACAGAGACGGTTCATTGAGACCCATAGAGGTGAGCACCAGCTATTTCCAGTACAGAGGCCAGGAATACCTCTTTATCATGGCCAAAGAGATCAGCGCCCGCAAGAAGATGGAGGAGGAACTGCGCCAGGCCCATAAACTGGAAGCCATCGGCACACTGGCTGGCGGTATCGCCCATGATTTTAACAACATTCTATCGGTTATTTTTGGCTATATCGAGATGGCACGGCTGAAAGTCGGGGAAAACAGTGACGTCGGGCAGGACCTGGTTCAGGTGCACGTGGCAGCGGAACGGGCCAGGAAACTTGTCCAGCAGATACTCGCCTTCAGCAGACGAAGCAAGGAAGAACGCAAACCCCTCGAGGCGCAACTGGTGATCAAGGAGGCGCTGAAGCTGCTCCGCTCCTCGATTCCGTCAAATATTACCATCGAACAGGATATCCAGAGCAAGGCAACCATCCTGGCAGACACTACCCAGCTTCAGCAGATCATCATGAATCTCTGTACCAATGCCTATCATGCCATGCGCCGACATGGAGGAACGCTGGGCGTTGCCCTGCACGAGGTCGATATCTCCGCGGACAGCGAAATCAGGCTTCCGGACACGGCGCCAGGTCCCTATCTGCTGCTGGAAGTCAGTGACACCGGTGAAGGTATGGATGAAGAGACCCGAGCTCATATCTTTGAACCCTATTTTACCACCAAGGAGGCGGGAGAGGGCACCGGACTTGGTCTGGCAGTGGTACACGGAATTGTGCAGAGTTATGGAGGGCAGATCGTGGTACACTCCAGCCCGGACCAGGGCAGTTTATTTCAGGTTTATCTGCCGCGTATCGTAAACTCTGATACGTCGGATGCTGAGATAAAAGAGGTGCCGAAGATTGCAGGCGGGAAGGAACATATTCTCTTTGTGGATGATGAAAAGGAAATTGTCGAACTGTGTGAGGAAATGCTCAGCCGTTACGGATACAGGGTCACCTCATTCTGTCAGCCTGCAGCACTCCTTGATTTTCTGAATAAATGTCAGAGCGTCGATCTGGTTATAACCGATATGACCATGCCCGGATTGACCGGTGATCGGCTGGCAGCACGCATTTTTGAAAAATATCCCGACCTGCCGGTTATTCTCTGTACCGGTTACAGTGAAACCATGAGCCGGGACAAGGCTCTGTCCCTGGGCATCAGTGAATACATGCAGAAACCCCTGGTCATGCATGAACTCCTTCGAACGGTACGCAGAGTGCTAGATCAGCAAAAGGCCTGA
- a CDS encoding alpha/beta fold hydrolase: MKQQPLVSELNRAGFTTLAMDLRGHGESRQAEDGSDDGARVLDRDPKLFNAMYLDVAAAVDWLREHRHISGNRLALVGASVGCSVAMHAVASGAVIPAAVVLMTPGTNYLGVPTMQHIKSWPDRSLLILSSIEEQDRDAVQIHRALKNRGAELVVLKQDGIHGTRMFGRVEGIENRIALWLLNVMQAGK, from the coding sequence CTGAAACAGCAGCCGCTTGTCAGCGAGTTGAACCGGGCCGGATTCACCACCCTGGCCATGGATTTGCGCGGCCACGGCGAAAGCCGCCAGGCAGAAGACGGCAGCGATGATGGGGCGCGGGTGCTGGACCGTGATCCGAAACTTTTTAATGCCATGTATCTCGATGTTGCTGCGGCAGTGGACTGGCTTAGAGAACACCGCCATATCAGCGGCAATCGTCTGGCCCTTGTCGGTGCCAGTGTGGGCTGCAGTGTGGCGATGCATGCCGTGGCATCGGGGGCTGTTATCCCGGCTGCGGTGGTGCTCATGACGCCTGGGACCAATTATCTCGGGGTACCTACCATGCAACATATAAAGTCCTGGCCGGACAGGTCTCTTCTCATCCTGAGCAGTATCGAAGAACAGGATCGTGACGCGGTTCAGATACACAGGGCGTTAAAAAATCGTGGTGCCGAACTGGTTGTGCTCAAGCAGGACGGGATTCACGGCACCAGGATGTTTGGCCGTGTGGAAGGGATTGAAAACCGCATTGCCTTGTGGCTTCTCAATGTGATGCAGGCAGGTAAGTAA